From a single Trachemys scripta elegans isolate TJP31775 chromosome 17, CAS_Tse_1.0, whole genome shotgun sequence genomic region:
- the ZBTB6 gene encoding zinc finger and BTB domain-containing protein 6 encodes MATDSDVLHFQFEQQGDAVLQKMNLLRQQNLFCDVSIYINDTEFHGHKVIFAACSTFMRDQFLLSQSKQMRITILQSAEVGRKLLLSCYTGALEVKKKELLKYLIAASYLQMVHIVEKCTEALSKYLEIDASMENSNQNTEKCHSSDTELRNKDDNLDKDCEIIEISEDSPVNIEYNVKREQGDVLQPAMQSLISERKDMKTPEISTVEIGYKDDEICIFRMDSMSTANVENDHFPQPCTSSKTSLYFPETQHSLINSTVESRITEVPGNHFQGFVSDNTEGTSTVVSGFQSLEDSGYSWRHQCPKCPRGFVHLENYLRHLKMHKLFLCLQCGKTFTQKKNLNRHIRGHMGIRPFQCMVCLKTFTAKSTLQDHLNIHSGDRPYKCHCCDMDFKHKSALKKHLTSVHGRNGGDKPNLDTITQIKIDYD; translated from the coding sequence ATGGCTACGGACTCAGATGTGCTGCATTTCCAGTTTGAACAGCAAGGGGATGCTGTGTTGCAAAAGATGAACCTCTTGAGACAGCAGAATTTATTTTGTGATGTATCAATCTATATCAATGACACTGAGTTTCATGGACACAAAGTGATTTTTGCTGCCTGCTCCACATTTATGAGGGATCAGTTTTTGCTCAGTCAGTCGAAACAGATGCGAATCACCATATTGCAGAGTGCTGAGGTTGGCAGAAAGTTACTATTGTCTTGTTATACTGGTGCTCTCGAAGTTAAAAAGAAGGAGCTTTTGAAATATCTCATTGCTGCAAGTTACCTTCAGATGGTCCACATTGTAGAGAAATGTACCGAAGCATTGTCTAAATATCTGGAAATTGATGCTTCTATGGAGAACAGTAATCAGAACACAGAGAAATGTCATTCCTCAGACACTGAGCTGAGAAATAAAGATGACAATTTGGATAAAGACTGTGaaataattgaaatttctgaAGATAGCCCTGTTAATATAGAATATAATGTAAAACGGGAGCAAGGGGATGTCTTACAACCTGCAATGCAAAGTTTAATAtcggaaagaaaggacatgaaaACTCCAGAGATTTCCACAGTTGAAATAGGATATAAAGATGATGAAATTTGTATCTTCAGAATGGATTCCATGAGCACAGCCAATGTGGAAAATGATCATTTTCCACAGCCTTGCACTTCCTCTAAAACAAGTTTATATTTTCCAGAAACACAACATTCACTGATAAATTCTACTGTTGAGAGTAGAATTACAGAAGTGCCTGGGAATCATTTTCAGGGCTTTGTCAGTGACAATACAGAAGGAACCTCGACTGTAGTGAGTGGGTTTCAGAGTCTGGAGGATTCTGGTTATTCATGGCGGCACCAGTGTCCTAAATGTCCCCGAGGATTTGTCCACCTTGAAAACTATCTGAGACACCTAAAAATGCACAAACTTTTCTTATGCTTACAGTGTGGGAAAACATTTACACAAAAGAAGAATCTCAATAGGCATATCCGAGGGCACATGGGCATCCGCCCATTCCAATGCATGGTTTGTCTGAAGACGTTTACTGCTAAAAGCACGCTTCAGGACCACTTGAATATTCACAGTGGGGACAGACCTTACAAATGCCATTGTTGTGACATGGACTTTAAACACAAATCTGCCCTAAAAAAGCACTTGACTTCAGTTCACGGAAGGAATGGTGGTGACAAACCAAACCTTGACACAATTACACAAATCAAAATAGATTATGATTAG
- the ZBTB26 gene encoding zinc finger and BTB domain-containing protein 26, whose translation MSERSDILHFKFDNYGDSMLQKMNKLREENKFCDVVVHIDNVEVHGHKIVFAAGSPFLRDQFLLNDSRELKISILQSSEVGRQLLLSCYSGILEFPEMELVNYLTAASFLQMSHIVERCTQALWKFIKPKKPLESKEDCEQQSDSSELKEHQGDEDSLQQDSLCIQTSEDSMDMEDSDIQIVKVESIGEVSEVRNKKDQTQFISSEQTALHSSEPQHFLINSTVENRTSEIEQNHLHNYALSYAGSDNFIMASKDMFGPNNRGIDKGLQWHHQCPKCTRVFRHLENYANHLKMHKLFMCLLCGKTFTQKGNLHRHMRVHAGIKPFQCKICGKTFSQKCSLQDHLNLHSGDKPHKCNYCDMVFAHKPVLRKHLKQLHGKNSFDNANERNVQDITVDFDSFSCSTATDSKVCQQTDASQILDAGKLAQAVLNLRSDSTCVN comes from the coding sequence ATGTCCGAAAGATCAGATATCCTTCACTTCAAGTTTGACAATTATGGAGATTCAATGTtacaaaaaatgaacaaactgaGGGAAGAAAATAAGTTTTGTGATGTCGTAGTTCACATAGATAATGTTGAGGTTCATGGGCATAAAATTGTGTTTGCTGCAGGCTCCCCCTTTTTAAGAGATCAGTTTTTGTTGAATGACTCCAGAGAGCTTAAAATCTCCATTCTGCAGAGTTCAGAAGTGGGGAGGCAGTTGCTTTTGTCCTGCTACAGTGGTATTCTGGAGTTTCCTGAGATGGAGCTGGTAAATTACTTGACTGCTGCAAGCTTTCTTCAGATGAGCCACATTGTGGAACGATGTACACAGGCTCTCTGGAAGTTTATAAAACCTAAGAAGCCATTGGAGAGCAAGGAGGATTGTGAACAGCAAAGCGATTCTTCTGAGTTGAAAGAACACCAAGGAGATGAGGACTCTCTGCAACAGGATTCACTATGTATTCAAACCTCAGAAGACAGTATGGACATGGAAGATAGTGACATTCAGATTGTCAAGGTGGAGTCTATTGGGGAGGTGTCTGAGGTTAGAAATAAAAAAGATCAAACCCAGTTTATTTCTTCTGAACAAACTGCTTTACATTCATCAGAGCCTCAGCACTTTTTAATCAATTCCACTGTGGAAAACAGAACGAGTGAAATAGAACAAAATCATCTCCACAACTATGCCCTTTCTTATGCTGGCAGTGACAATTTCATCATGGCCTCTAAAGACATGTTTGGTCCTAACAACAGAGGTATAGACAAGGGTCTCCAATGGCACCACCAGTGTCCCAAGTGTACCAGAGTATTCCGGCACCTGGAAAACTATGctaatcatttaaaaatgcataaacTGTTCATGTGTCTGCTGTGTGGTAAGACGTTCACTCAGAAAGGCAATCTCCACCGACACATGAGAGTGCATGCAGGGATCAAACCTTTTCAGTGTAAAATCTGTGGGAAAACCTTCTCTCAGAAATGTTCTTTACAGGACCATCTCAATCTGCACAGTGGAGACAAGCCTCATAAATGTAACTATTGTGACATGGTCTTTGCACATAAACCTGTTCTGAGGAAACACCTTAAACAGTtacatggaaaaaatagttttgacaATGCCAATGAAAGAAATGTTCAAGATATAACAGTGGACTTTGATTCTTTCAGCTGTAGCACTGCTACAGACAGTAAGGTCTGTCAACAAACTGATGCAAGCCAGATACTGGATGCAGGGAAATTGGCTCAGGCTGTGCTCAATTTAAGGAGTGATAGCACCTGTGTTAATTAA